Proteins from one Niallia circulans genomic window:
- a CDS encoding ImmA/IrrE family metallo-endopeptidase produces MHISEKKIDDWEQRANKVLSHFSYQHTDEIDLYDICWRYGIVIKPLDQNYLADTEEYTSIKHLKSFSIPKKSGRRGTIYIVPHLDPIEKRMLLAEEFCHIYSHYSSQLMSDNLTLDKQESQAKRMAAYLLMPHRFLKDIYRTAVNEPVLISDIADYFLVTEEFAHYRLSLIYNHKVDGFVQIRERLWSLEMLN; encoded by the coding sequence ATGCATATTTCAGAGAAAAAAATAGATGATTGGGAGCAACGGGCAAACAAGGTCCTTTCACATTTTAGTTATCAACATACAGATGAAATTGATTTATATGATATCTGTTGGAGATATGGCATTGTTATTAAGCCCCTTGATCAGAACTATTTAGCAGACACCGAAGAATATACCTCTATTAAACATTTAAAATCATTTTCTATTCCAAAGAAAAGTGGTCGTCGTGGCACAATCTACATTGTCCCCCACTTAGATCCAATTGAAAAAAGAATGCTGTTAGCAGAAGAATTTTGCCATATCTACTCCCATTACTCTTCTCAGCTAATGTCGGACAATCTAACATTAGATAAGCAAGAAAGCCAGGCAAAGAGAATGGCAGCATATCTACTCATGCCCCACCGCTTCCTAAAAGACATCTATAGAACTGCAGTCAATGAACCAGTATTAATAAGCGATATTGCCGATTACTTTCTTGTGACAGAAGAATTTGCACACTATCGATTGTCATTGATTTATAACCATAAGGTGGATGGGTTTGTACAAATTCGTGAAAGATTGTGGAGTTTAGAAATGTTGAATTAA
- a CDS encoding toll/interleukin-1 receptor domain-containing protein, translating to MSITTYRNNVKRSKEKLINLRKKLVKEQDAEGKATKEVISIQKSLKTTKSSSTIKTKLTKLDRLNTTIHKARDEQRKINKNISDEEKRLLRYEEQLFKEEQRELKKSMSEINKYNHERDNYQTELFEELDRYKNAISLHTKELQENTSIEEQFDVFISHASDDKEEFVKPLAELLVESGLSVWYDEYKLTWGKSNRQTIDNGLAKCRFGIVVLSESFFKKGWTNYELNGLVTRMVTEGRDLILPIWHRVGFDEVKEYSSSLADISALRTDNLNIEEIRDILVEMLVPEFEETYIEQEEVNKLI from the coding sequence ATGTCGATAACCACTTACAGGAATAATGTCAAAAGATCTAAAGAAAAATTAATTAATTTAAGAAAAAAATTAGTAAAAGAGCAAGACGCTGAAGGTAAGGCTACAAAGGAAGTTATTAGTATACAAAAGTCACTTAAAACAACTAAATCATCATCCACTATAAAAACTAAGTTAACCAAGCTAGATAGATTAAACACAACTATTCATAAAGCACGTGATGAACAAAGAAAAATTAATAAAAACATATCAGATGAAGAAAAACGTCTATTAAGATACGAAGAACAATTATTTAAAGAAGAACAAAGAGAGCTTAAAAAATCAATGTCTGAAATTAATAAATATAATCATGAAAGAGATAATTATCAAACAGAATTGTTCGAAGAATTAGATAGATATAAAAATGCTATCTCTCTCCATACAAAAGAATTACAAGAGAATACGTCAATAGAAGAACAATTTGACGTATTCATATCCCATGCTAGTGACGATAAAGAAGAATTTGTAAAGCCTCTTGCTGAATTGTTAGTAGAGTCTGGTCTATCTGTTTGGTATGACGAGTACAAACTTACTTGGGGCAAATCTAATAGACAAACTATAGATAACGGGTTAGCAAAATGTCGATTTGGCATTGTCGTTTTATCAGAATCATTTTTCAAAAAAGGATGGACTAATTACGAACTAAATGGCTTAGTGACAAGAATGGTAACTGAAGGAAGAGACTTAATATTACCTATCTGGCATCGAGTCGGATTTGACGAAGTAAAGGAGTATAGTTCTTCTTTAGCTGATATATCCGCACTTAGAACTGATAATCTAAATATTGAAGAAATTAGAGATATATTAGTAGAAATGCTTGTTCCTGAATTTGAAGAAACATATATTGAACAAGAAGAAGTAAATAAATTAATTTAG
- a CDS encoding site-specific integrase, with protein sequence MKKLASFRKRGSTWEYRIRFTDPQTGKRKEKVKAGFKTKKEAQIVAAQIEQEIFLGNNPILKKNEFSVKDWLEEWLKIYGGMCHESTLIARKNYINKSIIPEIGFYQLNQLKRVEYQKFINQLSERYAKKTVQTIHSIFCTAINKAVELEYIQFNKFQNIQIQKDHSIEKRNYLTRDEVSRFLITAKNCPNHHYLIASLLLRTGIRKGELLGLLWEDVNLKEKTISITKSRSNYGVKEPKTPSSYRTISIDNTLVEEIKEYQTWQEKNKEKHGINYVQTNYVITTWNGTPMGTFGVNKVISTIVDKANLPKISPHGLRHTHAIMMLESGNDIKIVSDRLGHSSLNITTDVYLHITKKHEKESILRLESYLKD encoded by the coding sequence GTGAAAAAATTGGCTAGTTTCAGAAAACGTGGTTCCACATGGGAATACAGAATAAGATTTACTGATCCACAAACTGGAAAAAGAAAAGAAAAAGTTAAAGCTGGTTTCAAAACAAAAAAAGAAGCCCAAATTGTTGCTGCTCAAATAGAGCAAGAAATTTTCCTAGGTAATAACCCTATTCTAAAAAAAAATGAATTTAGTGTGAAAGATTGGCTTGAAGAATGGTTAAAAATCTATGGCGGAATGTGCCATGAAAGTACTCTTATAGCAAGAAAAAATTATATTAACAAATCAATTATCCCTGAAATAGGATTCTACCAGCTGAACCAGTTAAAAAGAGTAGAATATCAGAAATTCATTAATCAATTAAGTGAAAGGTATGCTAAAAAGACAGTACAAACTATACATTCAATCTTTTGTACAGCTATTAATAAGGCAGTAGAGTTAGAATACATCCAGTTTAATAAATTTCAGAATATCCAGATACAAAAAGATCATAGTATTGAAAAGAGAAACTATCTAACTAGAGATGAAGTTAGTCGTTTTTTAATAACAGCAAAAAATTGCCCTAATCATCATTATCTAATTGCCTCCCTTCTTTTAAGAACTGGTATTAGGAAAGGTGAATTATTAGGGCTATTATGGGAAGATGTAAATTTGAAAGAAAAAACAATTAGCATCACTAAATCAAGGAGTAACTATGGGGTTAAGGAGCCTAAAACTCCCTCTAGTTATAGAACCATTTCAATCGATAATACCTTAGTGGAAGAAATCAAGGAGTATCAAACTTGGCAGGAAAAGAATAAAGAAAAACATGGTATTAATTACGTGCAAACTAATTATGTCATAACAACGTGGAATGGCACTCCAATGGGAACATTTGGAGTTAACAAAGTAATTAGCACAATTGTAGATAAAGCAAATTTACCGAAAATTAGCCCACATGGATTGCGCCATACCCATGCTATTATGATGTTAGAGAGTGGCAACGATATAAAAATAGTGAGTGACCGCCTTGGCCACTCATCCTTAAATATTACAACAGATGTCTACCTACATATTACGAAAAAACATGAAAAAGAAAGTATTTTACGACTTGAATCCTACCTTAAAGATTAA
- the mutL gene encoding DNA mismatch repair endonuclease MutL codes for MAKIFQLDDALSNKIAAGEVVERPASVVKELVENSIDAKSTNIEIFIEEAGLQSIRILDNGAGIDEEDVLTAFSRHATSKIKDENDLFRIRTLGFRGEALPSIASVSHVQLTTSTGEKGTTVELEGGHLKKHESAPSRKGTEITVSNLFFNTPARLKYMKSIHTELGNITDIVNRLALSHPEISFRLIHNDRKLLHTNGNGDVRQVLASIYGLNIAKKMIPITGKSLDFTLTGFMALPEITRASRNYISTMINGRFIKNYSLVRSIQDGYHTLLPIGRFPIVLLNVEMDPMLVDVNVHPSKMEVRFSKEQELNELVSESIKAAFKKKELIPAGFIREKAKAPKDEQTFLSFDQVKEARQEVSQTAQSFAFPAFTKEPPIFDDVAVPAVTEEPEVFVRNEPAIQIFNSPDNYAQMPGPEAEQNEETWEEEVLEDVAAENRVPPLYPIGQMHGTYIFAQNERGLYIIDQHAAQERIKYEFYRDKVGEVHNELQELLIPLTLEYSLDEWMKIEENKAELEKVGVFLEPFGQQSYLVRSHPQWFPKDEETETIEEMIEQVLSMKKVDIKLLREEAAIMMSCKGSIKANRHLRNDEIESLLEELRHTSDPFTCPHGRPIIVHYSSYEMEKMFKRVM; via the coding sequence ATGGCAAAGATATTTCAACTGGATGACGCACTTTCCAATAAAATTGCTGCAGGAGAAGTAGTTGAAAGGCCAGCCTCTGTTGTTAAAGAATTAGTAGAAAACAGCATTGATGCGAAAAGCACAAATATCGAAATTTTTATTGAGGAAGCGGGACTGCAAAGCATACGTATTCTCGATAACGGTGCAGGAATTGACGAGGAGGATGTACTCACAGCCTTTTCTCGTCATGCGACAAGCAAGATTAAGGACGAAAATGATCTGTTTCGTATCCGCACACTAGGATTTAGAGGCGAGGCACTGCCAAGTATCGCCTCTGTCTCCCATGTGCAGCTGACTACATCAACTGGTGAAAAGGGAACAACGGTTGAACTTGAAGGCGGACACTTAAAGAAACACGAAAGCGCCCCGAGCCGAAAAGGAACAGAAATCACTGTGTCCAATTTGTTCTTTAATACACCTGCGCGGCTGAAATATATGAAGTCCATTCATACAGAGCTCGGCAATATAACGGACATTGTCAACAGGCTCGCATTATCACATCCTGAAATCAGCTTTCGACTCATCCATAATGACAGAAAGCTCCTTCATACGAACGGAAATGGCGATGTGAGACAGGTTTTAGCTAGTATTTATGGCTTAAATATCGCCAAAAAAATGATTCCAATCACAGGGAAATCATTGGACTTTACTTTAACAGGATTCATGGCATTGCCGGAAATCACAAGAGCCTCGCGCAATTATATCTCAACAATGATTAATGGCAGGTTCATAAAGAACTACTCGCTTGTTCGCAGTATTCAAGATGGCTACCACACATTGCTGCCAATCGGCAGGTTCCCGATCGTGCTCTTAAATGTGGAAATGGACCCGATGCTTGTCGATGTCAATGTTCACCCATCTAAAATGGAGGTTCGCTTCAGCAAGGAGCAGGAGTTAAATGAATTGGTGAGTGAAAGCATAAAAGCAGCTTTCAAGAAGAAGGAATTGATTCCGGCTGGCTTTATCCGCGAAAAAGCAAAAGCACCCAAGGATGAACAAACATTTCTATCCTTTGATCAAGTGAAAGAAGCCAGACAAGAGGTATCACAAACGGCACAGTCCTTTGCTTTCCCAGCATTTACGAAAGAGCCGCCGATATTTGACGACGTAGCTGTGCCTGCAGTGACAGAGGAGCCTGAAGTGTTTGTACGAAATGAGCCGGCTATTCAAATTTTCAATAGTCCGGATAATTACGCACAAATGCCAGGGCCAGAAGCAGAACAAAATGAGGAGACATGGGAAGAGGAAGTGCTCGAGGATGTAGCCGCAGAAAACCGTGTCCCGCCATTATACCCAATTGGGCAAATGCATGGCACGTATATCTTCGCGCAAAACGAAAGAGGTTTGTATATTATCGACCAGCATGCCGCCCAGGAACGAATTAAATATGAGTTTTACCGAGATAAGGTCGGCGAGGTTCATAACGAGCTTCAGGAGCTGCTAATTCCGTTAACGCTGGAATATTCATTAGACGAATGGATGAAAATCGAAGAAAACAAAGCAGAGCTCGAAAAGGTCGGCGTCTTCCTTGAACCATTCGGCCAACAAAGCTATCTCGTCCGCTCCCATCCACAATGGTTCCCAAAGGACGAAGAAACAGAAACAATCGAAGAAATGATCGAACAAGTCCTATCAATGAAAAAGGTCGACATCAAGCTGCTGCGTGAAGAAGCAGCCATCATGATGAGCTGTAAAGGGTCCATAAAAGCAAATCGCCACCTTCGCAATGACGAAATCGAAAGCTTGCTTGAAGAGCTGCGCCACACATCAGACCCATTTACATGCCCTCATGGCCGTCCGATTATTGTGCATTATTCTTCTTATGAGATGGAGAAGATGTTTAAGCGCGTGATGTAG
- the mutS gene encoding DNA mismatch repair protein MutS → MTTYTPMIQQYLQVKADYQDAFLFFRLGDFYEMFFDDAIKASQELEITLTSREGGGSERIPMCGVPHHSAKNYIEQLVERGYKVAICEQTEDPKQAKGVVRREVVQLITPGTMMEGRNLSDKENNYIATITILGNNSYGFAYSDLSTGECKATKTLGFESTLNELSLSGAKEVIISPDFPEESKKRLQERTALTVSYEKDAQGLEQYAALLADVLDEELRLVIGRLFAYLYRTQKRNLDHLQPVAVYVIDDFMKIDYFSKRNLELTETIRSKGKKGSLLWLLDETKTAMGGRLLKQWIDRPLLNKEKIAERQNMVETMISHYFERMDLREKLKEVYDLERLAGRVAFGNVNARDLVQLKKSLQQVPAIQELIAQLGTDEASRLALELDPCEEVTDLLETAIVENPPLSVKEGNIILDGYNEELDRYRDASRNGKTWIAQLERQEREKTGIKSLKIGYNRIFGYYIEVTRANVHLLEEGQYERKQTLANAERYITPELKEKESLILQAEEKIVELEYDIFTIIRETVKDFIPRLQILAKTVSALDVLQCFATVSEERRYVKPAFSSERILSIQNGRHPVVEKVMNSQSYVANGCLMDRDRELLLITGPNMSGKSTYMRQVALTSILAQIGCYVPAEEATLPIFDQVFTRIGAADDLISGQSTFMVEMLEARNALLHATKDSLILFDEIGRGTSTYDGMALAQAIIEHIHDIVGAKTLFSTHYHELTVLDEELGRLKNVHVSAMEQNGKVVFLHKIKEGAADKSYGIHVAQLAELPKELIDRAQELLTSLEQKEEHKHVAKQRAIVKENAPIVEVESDAQLSFFDEGKTPAAKPLAGKEKQILQKIKSIDILDMTPMQALNTLYELHKKIKND, encoded by the coding sequence ATGACGACGTATACGCCCATGATACAACAATACTTACAAGTAAAGGCAGATTATCAGGATGCCTTTTTATTTTTTCGTTTAGGCGATTTTTACGAAATGTTCTTTGATGATGCAATAAAAGCATCACAGGAATTAGAAATCACGCTAACGAGCAGAGAAGGCGGGGGAAGTGAACGAATTCCGATGTGCGGTGTTCCCCACCATTCTGCGAAGAACTATATTGAGCAGCTTGTTGAGCGCGGCTACAAGGTGGCAATCTGTGAACAGACAGAGGACCCGAAGCAGGCAAAGGGAGTTGTCCGCAGAGAAGTCGTTCAGCTGATTACCCCTGGAACGATGATGGAAGGAAGAAACCTTTCCGATAAGGAAAATAACTATATTGCTACAATTACCATATTGGGTAACAACTCATATGGATTTGCCTATAGTGACCTATCTACAGGAGAATGCAAAGCAACGAAAACGCTCGGGTTTGAATCCACTTTGAATGAACTGTCTTTATCAGGAGCTAAAGAGGTGATCATTAGCCCTGATTTCCCGGAAGAGAGCAAAAAGCGTCTGCAGGAGCGGACAGCATTGACTGTTTCCTATGAAAAGGACGCGCAAGGGCTAGAGCAATATGCAGCCTTGTTAGCAGATGTGCTCGATGAAGAGCTGCGCCTTGTTATAGGAAGATTGTTTGCTTACCTTTACAGAACGCAAAAAAGAAATCTTGATCATTTACAGCCTGTTGCTGTTTATGTCATTGATGACTTTATGAAAATCGATTATTTCTCGAAACGAAATTTAGAGCTGACGGAGACGATTCGCTCAAAAGGGAAAAAAGGCTCTTTACTGTGGCTGTTAGATGAAACAAAAACAGCAATGGGAGGCAGGCTATTAAAGCAATGGATCGACCGTCCTCTGTTAAACAAGGAGAAAATTGCTGAAAGGCAAAATATGGTTGAGACGATGATAAGCCATTATTTTGAAAGAATGGATCTTCGTGAAAAGCTGAAGGAAGTGTATGACCTCGAAAGACTTGCTGGTCGTGTTGCTTTCGGTAACGTCAATGCCCGTGATCTTGTGCAATTAAAAAAATCACTGCAGCAAGTTCCAGCAATCCAAGAGCTAATAGCACAGCTTGGAACAGATGAGGCAAGCAGACTCGCACTCGAATTGGATCCGTGTGAAGAGGTGACAGACTTACTTGAAACTGCGATTGTGGAAAATCCGCCTTTGTCTGTTAAGGAAGGCAATATCATCTTAGACGGCTATAATGAAGAGCTGGACAGGTACCGTGATGCGAGCCGTAACGGAAAAACCTGGATTGCTCAGCTTGAGAGACAAGAACGGGAAAAAACAGGCATAAAATCGCTGAAAATTGGCTATAACCGTATATTTGGCTACTATATTGAAGTAACAAGAGCAAATGTTCATTTACTTGAGGAAGGCCAATATGAACGGAAGCAAACATTAGCGAATGCTGAACGCTATATTACGCCTGAGTTGAAGGAGAAGGAAAGCCTTATTCTGCAGGCAGAAGAAAAAATCGTCGAGTTAGAATATGATATTTTCACCATCATTCGCGAAACGGTTAAAGACTTTATTCCAAGACTGCAGATTCTAGCCAAAACAGTCAGTGCGCTTGATGTGCTTCAGTGCTTTGCAACGGTTAGTGAGGAGCGCCGTTATGTTAAACCAGCCTTTTCGTCTGAAAGGATACTTTCTATCCAAAATGGACGCCATCCTGTAGTGGAAAAGGTCATGAACTCTCAAAGCTATGTTGCCAATGGCTGTTTAATGGACAGAGATAGAGAGCTGCTGCTTATAACTGGTCCAAATATGTCCGGTAAAAGTACGTATATGAGGCAGGTCGCACTAACTAGCATCCTTGCTCAAATCGGCTGCTATGTGCCGGCAGAGGAAGCAACTTTGCCAATTTTCGACCAGGTCTTTACAAGAATCGGTGCGGCAGATGATTTGATTTCTGGACAAAGCACCTTTATGGTAGAGATGCTGGAGGCACGAAATGCCCTTCTTCATGCGACAAAGGACAGTCTTATCTTGTTTGATGAAATTGGAAGAGGGACAAGCACATATGATGGAATGGCCCTTGCTCAGGCAATTATTGAGCATATCCATGACATTGTTGGCGCGAAAACATTATTCTCCACCCACTATCACGAGCTGACTGTTTTAGATGAAGAGCTTGGCCGCCTTAAAAACGTCCATGTCAGCGCAATGGAGCAAAACGGCAAGGTTGTATTCCTTCATAAAATTAAAGAAGGCGCGGCAGACAAAAGTTACGGAATTCATGTTGCGCAATTGGCAGAGCTGCCTAAAGAACTGATTGACAGAGCACAAGAGCTGCTTACATCCCTTGAGCAAAAAGAGGAACACAAGCACGTGGCCAAGCAGAGAGCAATAGTGAAGGAGAACGCACCGATTGTCGAGGTGGAGTCAGATGCCCAGCTGTCGTTCTTTGATGAAGGTAAAACACCAGCGGCTAAGCCATTGGCAGGTAAGGAAAAACAAATTCTGCAAAAGATTAAATCAATCGACATTTTAGATATGACACCAATGCAAGCCTTAAATACGCTGTATGAGCTGCATAAAAAAATAAAAAATGACTAA
- a CDS encoding outer spore coat protein CotE, which yields MGEYREIITKAVVAKGRKFTKSNHTICPDNSPSSILGCWIINHTYEAEKIGKTVEICGYYDINVWYSYNDNTQTEVVTERVEYTDTVKLKYRDPDCLDDHDVIARVLQQPNCIEAVISPNGNKIIVHVEREFLVEVIGETKIVVEVFPEHKEHDGDDVWGLDVEDEEFEDLNPDFLVGSEEE from the coding sequence ATGGGAGAATATAGAGAGATTATTACAAAGGCAGTCGTTGCGAAAGGACGTAAATTTACAAAATCCAACCATACGATCTGCCCAGACAACAGCCCTTCCAGCATTTTAGGGTGCTGGATCATCAACCATACGTACGAAGCGGAAAAGATTGGAAAGACAGTAGAGATTTGCGGCTACTACGATATCAACGTTTGGTATTCCTATAACGACAACACACAAACAGAAGTCGTGACAGAACGAGTTGAATATACAGATACCGTGAAATTGAAATACCGTGATCCTGATTGCCTTGATGATCACGATGTAATTGCACGAGTTCTTCAACAGCCAAACTGCATTGAAGCAGTCATTTCACCAAATGGCAACAAAATCATCGTCCATGTTGAAAGAGAATTCCTAGTGGAAGTTATCGGGGAAACAAAGATAGTTGTAGAAGTATTCCCTGAGCACAAAGAACACGATGGCGATGATGTATGGGGCTTGGATGTTGAGGATGAAGAGTTTGAGGATTTGAATCCTGATTTCCTTGTAGGATCTGAAGAAGAATAG
- a CDS encoding GNAT family N-acetyltransferase: MKIRKLLGETAPIKLLLSADPSHEHINDYLRRGNCYVAEDDSKLQGVYVLLPTKPGTVELVNIAVEDTLQNRGIGKLLVKDATRRARLEGFKKIEVGTGNSSVDQLAFYQKCGFRIVGVEFDFFADYEDEIIENGIKCRDMIRLAQVL, translated from the coding sequence ATGAAAATACGCAAACTTTTAGGAGAAACTGCACCTATAAAGCTGCTTTTGTCAGCAGATCCTTCGCATGAGCATATAAATGATTACTTAAGAAGAGGGAATTGTTATGTTGCTGAGGATGATTCTAAATTACAAGGTGTATACGTGTTGCTGCCGACAAAACCAGGCACAGTAGAATTAGTAAATATTGCAGTGGAAGACACTCTGCAAAATAGAGGAATCGGGAAACTGCTTGTAAAGGATGCCACTCGCAGGGCAAGGCTTGAGGGATTTAAGAAAATTGAGGTTGGCACAGGCAATTCGAGCGTGGACCAGCTTGCCTTTTATCAAAAATGCGGTTTCCGTATTGTTGGGGTGGAATTTGATTTTTTTGCAGATTATGAAGACGAAATAATCGAAAACGGCATTAAGTGTAGAGATATGATTCGGTTAGCGCAAGTCCTGTAA
- a CDS encoding histidine phosphatase family protein, translating to MELGLIRHGSTAWNKEGRAQGSSDIPLDEEGLKGAKLLAERLRPGNWGIIYSSDLTRARQTAEIISNKLQIKLVLDERLRETNGGLIEGTTEAERIARWGRNWREQDLGIESSASVKARTQSFLQEKIAPVEQNTLIVSHGALLNAIILELTPKAVYEQSLKNTSLTSLKLINSKWECNLYNCTKHLI from the coding sequence ATGGAATTAGGCTTAATAAGACATGGAAGCACGGCTTGGAATAAAGAGGGAAGAGCACAAGGAAGCTCAGATATTCCTTTAGACGAAGAAGGGCTTAAAGGCGCTAAGCTGCTTGCAGAACGACTTCGTCCAGGCAATTGGGGAATTATTTATTCAAGTGATTTAACACGAGCAAGGCAAACAGCCGAAATTATCTCAAACAAGCTGCAAATTAAATTAGTATTAGACGAACGATTACGTGAAACAAATGGCGGATTGATTGAAGGAACGACAGAAGCGGAAAGAATAGCAAGATGGGGAAGGAACTGGCGTGAGCAGGATTTAGGTATTGAAAGCAGCGCAAGTGTTAAAGCACGCACACAATCCTTTTTACAGGAGAAGATCGCACCCGTCGAACAAAACACCTTGATAGTCAGTCATGGTGCTCTGCTAAATGCCATCATACTTGAATTGACACCAAAAGCTGTGTACGAACAATCCCTTAAAAATACATCACTAACCTCATTAAAGTTAATTAACAGCAAATGGGAATGTAATCTTTATAATTGTACGAAACATTTAATTTAA
- a CDS encoding group I truncated hemoglobin gives MEQTLYDKVGGEAAIAKVVDYFYNELVLKDESVSHFFEHTNMEKQRSHQTKFISFALGGPKQYPGKAMAKAHEGMNIQPEHFQAIVKHLHAALAHAGVGEQDIQTALEKVGTLKDDILYK, from the coding sequence GTGGAACAAACACTTTATGACAAAGTAGGCGGAGAAGCTGCGATTGCAAAGGTAGTTGATTATTTTTACAATGAGTTGGTATTAAAGGATGAGTCAGTTAGTCATTTTTTTGAGCACACAAATATGGAAAAACAGCGTAGCCACCAAACAAAATTTATTAGTTTTGCATTAGGGGGGCCGAAGCAATATCCCGGTAAAGCCATGGCAAAAGCGCATGAGGGAATGAATATCCAGCCGGAGCATTTTCAGGCGATCGTTAAACACCTGCATGCAGCACTTGCACATGCAGGTGTTGGTGAACAGGATATCCAAACTGCCTTAGAGAAGGTCGGCACATTAAAGGATGATATTCTTTACAAATAA
- a CDS encoding DUF3231 family protein, with product MNTIKPIKIGAHKSSSGERLTSTEMAKLWATYMGNSMSLCILRYYLQHCEDQEIKALLQDAIKLSTVFLDTTKGIFDKENIPHPIGFTEKDVNINAPRLYEDQFYVHYLKYAAKAGLSIYQIAIPIVYRKDVREFFIYCMDATIALIEQIKSIQMKKGLIMKPPYIPIAERPEFATETFLNGFIGKIRPLHAMEIAHLYDNIENNVTSKALILGFSQVARQEKVKSLFVRGKELTHRNLERYMDHLHKENLPSPAFLDHLVTTSTFAPFSDKLMTFHKVDMFSMKIRAFGNSLAVNGRHDIGLMYSKSLMNIMMFVTSGAKIMMENGWMEEPPHAVNRDDLAKPK from the coding sequence TTGAATACAATCAAACCGATTAAAATAGGCGCACATAAATCCAGTTCTGGCGAAAGGCTAACATCAACCGAAATGGCAAAGCTGTGGGCAACTTATATGGGAAACAGCATGTCCTTATGTATATTAAGGTATTATTTGCAGCATTGTGAGGATCAAGAAATTAAAGCACTCCTGCAGGATGCCATAAAATTGTCGACGGTATTTTTGGATACTACTAAAGGAATATTCGACAAAGAGAATATTCCTCATCCAATCGGCTTTACAGAAAAAGATGTCAATATAAATGCACCAAGATTATACGAGGATCAATTCTATGTTCACTATCTAAAGTATGCGGCAAAGGCCGGGTTGAGCATATATCAAATTGCAATCCCAATCGTCTATCGTAAGGATGTTAGGGAATTTTTCATTTATTGCATGGATGCAACGATTGCCCTGATTGAACAAATCAAATCCATCCAAATGAAAAAGGGCCTTATTATGAAGCCGCCGTATATCCCGATAGCAGAAAGACCGGAATTTGCAACTGAGACTTTTCTTAACGGCTTCATTGGGAAGATCAGACCGTTGCACGCAATGGAAATTGCCCATCTTTATGATAATATTGAAAACAATGTAACGAGTAAGGCACTCATTTTAGGCTTTAGCCAGGTGGCAAGGCAGGAAAAGGTGAAAAGCCTCTTTGTAAGAGGGAAAGAGTTGACGCATAGAAACCTAGAACGATATATGGACCATCTTCACAAGGAAAACCTGCCATCACCAGCATTTTTAGACCATCTTGTAACAACATCAACATTTGCGCCTTTTTCTGATAAATTAATGACCTTTCATAAAGTGGACATGTTTTCCATGAAAATCAGAGCATTTGGAAATTCGCTTGCTGTTAATGGCCGGCATGATATCGGTCTGATGTACTCAAAGTCCCTTATGAACATCATGATGTTCGTTACGAGCGGCGCCAAAATCATGATGGAAAATGGCTGGATGGAAGAACCGCCACATGCGGTTAATCGTGATGATTTGGCTAAACCTAAATAA